In Streptomyces ambofaciens ATCC 23877, a single genomic region encodes these proteins:
- the tsaB gene encoding tRNA (adenosine(37)-N6)-threonylcarbamoyltransferase complex dimerization subunit type 1 TsaB: MLLLALDTATPAVTVALHDGTDVIASSSQVDARRHGELLLPAVDRVLAEAGLRLDAVTGIVAGTGPGPYTGLRVGLMTADTFGLALGVPVHGVCTLDGLAYATDLEGPFVVATDARRKEVYWARYADSRTRLTDPAVDRPADIAERVAGLPAVGAGALLYPDTFPQAHEPEHVSAAALASLAAERLAAGEELPAPRPLYLRRPDAQVPKNYKVVTPK, encoded by the coding sequence GTGCTCTTGCTCGCTCTGGATACCGCCACGCCCGCCGTGACCGTCGCGCTGCACGACGGTACGGACGTCATCGCCTCGTCGAGCCAGGTGGACGCACGCCGGCACGGTGAGCTGCTGCTGCCCGCCGTCGACCGGGTGCTCGCCGAGGCCGGCCTGCGGCTCGACGCCGTCACCGGCATCGTCGCCGGGACCGGCCCCGGCCCGTACACCGGGCTGCGCGTCGGCCTGATGACCGCGGACACCTTCGGGCTCGCCCTCGGGGTCCCCGTGCACGGCGTGTGCACACTGGACGGCCTCGCCTACGCCACCGACCTGGAGGGCCCCTTCGTGGTGGCGACCGACGCCCGCCGCAAGGAGGTCTACTGGGCCCGGTACGCCGACTCCCGCACCCGCCTCACCGACCCGGCGGTCGACCGGCCCGCCGACATCGCCGAGCGGGTCGCCGGGCTCCCGGCCGTCGGCGCGGGCGCGCTGCTCTACCCGGACACCTTCCCGCAGGCGCACGAGCCGGAGCACGTGTCCGCCGCCGCCCTGGCGTCCCTGGCCGCCGAGCGGCTCGCGGCGGGCGAGGAGCTGCCCGCGCCCCGGCCGCTGTACCTGCGCCGGCCCGACGCCCAGGTCCCCAAGAACTACAAGGTGGTCACCCCCAAGTGA
- the tsaD gene encoding tRNA (adenosine(37)-N6)-threonylcarbamoyltransferase complex transferase subunit TsaD, with amino-acid sequence MADPRDEPLVLGIETSCDETGVGVVRGTTLLADAVASSVDEHARFGGVVPEVASRAHLEAMVPTIERALKEAGVSARDLDGIAVTAGPGLAGALLVGVSAAKAYAYALGKPLYGVNHLASHICVDQLEHGPLPEPTMALLVSGGHSSLLLSTDITSDVRPMGATIDDAAGEAFDKIARVLNLGFPGGPVIDRYAREGDPNAIAFPRGLTGPRDPAYDFSFSGLKTAVARWIEAKRAAGEEVPVRDVSASFQEAVVDVLTRKAVRACKDQGVDHLMIGGGVAANSRLRALAQERCEAAGIRLRVPRPKLCTDNGAMVAALGAEMVARGRAASDWDLSADSSLPVTDPHVPGAGHAHGHGGAHGHDHVHEVSKENLYS; translated from the coding sequence ATGGCTGACCCACGCGACGAGCCTCTCGTCCTCGGGATCGAGACCTCCTGCGACGAGACCGGCGTCGGCGTCGTCCGCGGCACCACCCTGCTGGCCGACGCCGTCGCCTCCAGCGTCGACGAGCACGCCCGCTTCGGCGGGGTCGTGCCGGAGGTGGCGAGCCGCGCCCACCTGGAGGCGATGGTCCCCACCATCGAGCGCGCCCTGAAGGAGGCGGGCGTCAGCGCCCGCGACCTCGACGGCATCGCCGTCACCGCGGGCCCCGGCCTCGCCGGCGCCCTGCTGGTCGGCGTCTCGGCGGCCAAGGCGTACGCCTACGCCCTCGGCAAGCCCCTCTACGGCGTCAACCACCTCGCCTCGCACATCTGCGTCGACCAGCTGGAGCACGGCCCGCTGCCCGAGCCGACGATGGCGCTGCTCGTCTCCGGCGGGCACTCCTCCCTGCTGCTGTCGACGGACATCACCTCCGACGTCCGCCCGATGGGCGCCACCATCGACGACGCGGCCGGCGAGGCCTTCGACAAGATCGCCCGGGTGCTGAACCTGGGCTTCCCCGGCGGTCCGGTCATCGACCGGTACGCGCGCGAGGGCGACCCGAACGCGATCGCCTTCCCGCGCGGGCTCACCGGTCCGCGCGACCCGGCCTACGACTTCTCCTTCTCCGGGCTGAAGACGGCCGTGGCCCGCTGGATCGAGGCGAAGCGGGCGGCGGGGGAGGAGGTGCCGGTGCGGGACGTGTCGGCGTCCTTCCAGGAGGCGGTCGTGGACGTGCTGACCCGCAAGGCGGTGCGGGCCTGCAAGGACCAGGGCGTCGACCACCTGATGATCGGCGGCGGCGTGGCCGCCAACTCCCGGCTGCGGGCCCTGGCCCAGGAGCGCTGCGAGGCGGCCGGAATCCGGCTGCGCGTGCCGCGGCCCAAGCTGTGCACGGACAACGGTGCGATGGTGGCCGCCCTCGGTGCGGAGATGGTCGCCCGGGGCCGGGCCGCGTCCGACTGGGACCTCTCGGCGGACTCTTCGCTGCCGGTGACGGACCCGCACGTGCCGGGCGCCGGTCACGCGCACGGGCACGGCGGTGCGCACGGGCACGACCACGTGCACGAGGTCAGCAAGGAGAACCTCTACTCGTGA
- the rimI gene encoding ribosomal protein S18-alanine N-acetyltransferase, whose protein sequence is MRWWDIDPVLRMERELFPEDAWSRGMFWSELAHARGPGATRRYLVAEEDGRIVGYAGLVTSGEQADVQTIAVARDHWGTGLGARLLTELLRAATAFECSEVLLECRVDNTRAQRLYERFGFEPIGFRRGYYQPGNVDALVMRLTDPSTSVPGTERGTDNHG, encoded by the coding sequence ATGCGCTGGTGGGACATCGACCCCGTGCTCCGGATGGAGCGCGAGCTGTTCCCGGAGGACGCCTGGTCGCGGGGGATGTTCTGGTCAGAGCTGGCCCACGCGCGCGGCCCCGGGGCGACCCGGCGGTACCTGGTCGCCGAGGAGGACGGCCGGATCGTCGGCTACGCGGGCCTGGTGACCTCCGGGGAGCAGGCCGACGTGCAGACCATCGCCGTCGCCCGCGACCACTGGGGCACCGGTCTCGGCGCGCGGCTGCTGACCGAGCTGCTGCGGGCGGCGACCGCCTTCGAGTGCAGCGAGGTGCTGCTGGAGTGCCGGGTGGACAACACCCGCGCCCAGCGCCTCTACGAGCGCTTCGGCTTCGAGCCCATCGGCTTCAGACGCGGCTACTACCAGCCGGGCAACGTCGACGCCCTGGTCATGCGGCTGACCGACCCTTCCACCTCCGTACCGGGAACCGAGCGAGGAACCGACAACCATGGCTGA